A genome region from Streptomyces pratensis includes the following:
- a CDS encoding WhiB family transcriptional regulator translates to MTELFQQLLVEDADEELGWQERALCAQTDPESFFPEKGGSTREAKKVCLACEVRSECLEYALNNDERFGIWGGLSERERRRLKKAAI, encoded by the coding sequence ATGACCGAGCTGTTCCAGCAACTGCTGGTCGAGGACGCGGACGAAGAGCTCGGCTGGCAGGAGCGCGCGCTGTGCGCCCAGACCGACCCCGAGTCCTTCTTTCCTGAAAAGGGCGGCTCCACCCGCGAGGCCAAGAAGGTCTGTCTCGCCTGCGAAGTCCGTTCCGAATGCCTTGAGTACGCCCTCAACAACGACGAGCGCTTCGGGATCTGGGGCGGCCTCTCCGAGCGCGAGCGGCGACGCCTGAAGAAGGCGGCCATCTGA
- a CDS encoding cysteine dioxygenase, which yields MNSDSDLSIAGDILEVQHLLQPASPHPSTVAGFAGLARSIAADRARWAPLVRYDTSTRWYHRLQTGPGYEVWLLSWVPGQGSGLHDHGLSSGVLTVLEGELTEHTARGAQSLGSGAQRVFAPGYVHEVANDSLEPSVSLHVYFPGLTDMPMHSARCAPAAEDVVPA from the coding sequence ATGAACAGCGACAGCGACCTTTCGATCGCCGGCGACATCCTCGAGGTCCAGCACCTCCTGCAGCCGGCCAGCCCTCACCCCTCCACCGTGGCCGGGTTCGCCGGACTCGCCCGCTCCATCGCCGCCGACCGTGCCCGGTGGGCCCCGCTCGTCCGGTACGACACCTCCACCCGGTGGTACCACCGGCTGCAGACCGGACCGGGTTATGAGGTCTGGCTGCTCAGCTGGGTCCCCGGCCAGGGGAGCGGGCTCCACGACCACGGCCTCTCCTCCGGCGTACTCACGGTCCTGGAAGGCGAGTTGACCGAGCACACGGCGCGCGGAGCGCAGTCCCTGGGCTCCGGCGCGCAGCGGGTCTTCGCTCCGGGGTACGTCCACGAGGTCGCCAACGACTCGCTGGAACCCTCCGTCAGCCTGCACGTCTACTTCCCGGGCCTGACCGACATGCCGATGCATTCGGCTCGGTGCGCCCCGGCCGCCGAGGACGTCGTCCCGGCCTGA
- a CDS encoding glycosyltransferase family 2 protein, with the protein MSVHSHPAAPNAAAAAPEFPRHVVTAVLVSHDGARWLPHVLDGLLGQERPVQNVVAADTGSADDSARLVTEALGDERVLHLARRTSFGTAVEEAMRSAGTLTPEDLPYLKRPSGWDPVTRSWRDDAYELPELPHGEPVQWLWLLHDDSAPEPDALAEMLRVVDNDKHAAIVGPKLRGWYDRKQLLEVGVSIANSGRRWTGLDRREQDQGQHDQVRTVLSVSSAGMLVRRDVWEELGGFDRRLPLMRDDVDLCWRAHMAGHRVLVAPDAVLRHAEASARERRPIDCAGRSVASPHRVDKAGAVYTMLVNARGKQLPWALIRLVVGTLLRTIAYLVGKVPGQALDEVAGLLGTLLRPGRIIAARRARGRATVDAADLRSLFPPPGATVRATVEQVAGNFGSRTDSDSGGSRHGAVESGPGGDDADFLEIEQFARLKKVGRKPGPVLFALLLVVSLVACRGLLGSGALAGGALLAAPADVSDLWGRYADGWHPVGTGGTQSAPPYLGVLAALSALFLGSTGFALTLLLVCSVPLAGLTAYFASRPLLESRLLRAWASVAYAFLPAATGALATGRLGTAVLAVLLPLIARAAVAAHGLRGDGSTARGSWRATWAYTLLLTVTTAFTPVVWPLAVVLGIGVLVLRRSDITAYGLRFLATAGTPILVLAPWSLSLLTSPSGFLKEAGLDIGTGTASALDLLGISPGGPKAAGGVLLLGIVLAALAALLRGERQFAIRAAWVVVLVSLVFAGISNGSTWAGPATLVYGIALLAAALLGADGARIRVAALSFGWRQPVAALIALAAGLAPVLAAAGWMIGGAAGPLERRDPVQVPAFVAEESSTQDQARTLVLGGTSPAAVSYSLVRGSGARLGDAELTETGGSNTRLDKVVANLVAGSGADQGSQLSGFAIRYVLVRDGAPRQMSRVLDSTPGLSRLSQLDGSALWRVDRQVSRVAIVPAGAGAEPVPVGSLAVEAHAKIPEGDSGRVLRIADAADAGWQATLNGRALTPKTVDGWAQGFELPTEGGRLDLTYDAPVTHTAWVWTQVALVVVLVVLALPGRRREIDDDLPEETEAVAAEPVSGEGRRARRLRAAAQVEAAAAGEDAAGTAIAQDGTATGHAEAAAGNPGQAPGEYIPAQQSADPYAPVPGDQDGTGTYAGVPQGQDGTETYAAVPGDQDGTGTYAAVPQQNYGEWEAQQYQGADYGGQYQGGQDAGQYYQADPYQQDPYQQQGAYDPYGYAQQQPYATGAGEAAPYDGHDGHDENATPGQGPWSTGNGNGNGNASRGESE; encoded by the coding sequence ATGTCCGTGCACAGCCACCCGGCGGCGCCGAACGCGGCCGCCGCCGCCCCTGAGTTCCCCCGGCACGTCGTCACCGCCGTGCTCGTCTCCCACGACGGCGCACGCTGGCTGCCCCACGTGCTCGACGGACTGCTCGGGCAGGAGCGCCCGGTACAGAACGTCGTCGCCGCCGACACCGGCAGCGCCGACGACTCCGCCCGCCTGGTCACCGAGGCGCTCGGCGACGAGCGCGTCCTCCATCTGGCACGGCGCACGAGCTTCGGCACCGCCGTGGAGGAGGCGATGCGCTCGGCCGGAACCCTCACCCCCGAGGATCTGCCCTACCTGAAGCGGCCCAGCGGCTGGGATCCGGTCACCCGCAGCTGGCGCGACGACGCCTACGAACTGCCGGAGCTTCCGCACGGTGAGCCTGTCCAGTGGCTCTGGCTGCTGCACGACGACAGCGCTCCCGAACCGGACGCGCTCGCAGAGATGCTCCGGGTCGTCGACAACGACAAGCACGCCGCGATCGTCGGTCCCAAGCTGCGCGGCTGGTACGACCGCAAGCAACTCCTCGAGGTCGGCGTCTCCATCGCCAACAGCGGCCGCCGCTGGACCGGACTGGACCGTCGCGAGCAGGACCAGGGGCAGCACGACCAGGTCCGCACGGTGCTCTCCGTCTCCTCCGCGGGCATGCTGGTGCGCCGCGACGTCTGGGAGGAACTCGGCGGCTTCGACCGCAGACTCCCGCTGATGCGCGACGACGTAGACCTCTGCTGGCGCGCGCACATGGCCGGTCACCGGGTACTCGTCGCCCCCGACGCAGTCCTGCGGCATGCCGAGGCCTCCGCCAGGGAACGCCGCCCCATCGACTGCGCCGGGCGTTCCGTCGCCAGCCCCCACCGTGTCGACAAGGCGGGCGCCGTCTACACGATGCTCGTCAACGCCCGCGGCAAGCAGCTGCCGTGGGCCCTGATCCGCCTCGTCGTCGGTACCCTGCTGCGCACCATCGCCTACCTCGTCGGCAAGGTCCCCGGGCAGGCGCTCGACGAGGTCGCCGGGCTCCTCGGCACCCTGTTGCGCCCCGGACGGATCATCGCCGCCCGCCGCGCGCGGGGCAGAGCGACGGTGGACGCGGCCGATCTGCGGTCGCTGTTCCCGCCGCCCGGTGCCACGGTCCGGGCGACCGTCGAACAGGTCGCGGGCAACTTCGGCAGCCGTACCGACTCCGACTCCGGGGGCTCAAGGCACGGAGCGGTCGAGTCGGGGCCCGGCGGTGACGACGCCGACTTCCTGGAGATCGAACAGTTCGCGCGGCTCAAGAAGGTCGGCCGCAAGCCCGGCCCCGTGCTCTTCGCGCTCCTCCTCGTCGTCTCGCTGGTGGCCTGCCGGGGGCTCCTCGGCAGCGGCGCCCTCGCGGGCGGCGCACTGCTGGCCGCACCCGCCGACGTGTCCGACCTCTGGGGGCGCTACGCGGACGGATGGCACCCCGTCGGTACCGGCGGAACCCAGTCCGCGCCGCCGTACCTCGGCGTGCTCGCCGCGCTCTCGGCACTGTTCCTCGGCTCCACGGGCTTCGCGCTCACCCTCCTGCTCGTCTGCTCGGTCCCGCTCGCCGGACTCACCGCGTACTTCGCCTCCCGGCCGCTGCTCGAGTCCCGGCTGCTGCGGGCCTGGGCGAGCGTCGCCTACGCCTTCCTGCCCGCCGCCACCGGCGCGCTGGCCACCGGGCGCCTGGGCACAGCCGTCCTGGCCGTCCTGCTTCCGCTGATCGCCCGCGCGGCCGTCGCCGCGCACGGGCTGCGGGGCGACGGGTCCACCGCACGCGGCAGCTGGCGCGCCACCTGGGCGTACACCCTGCTGCTCACCGTCACCACGGCCTTCACCCCGGTCGTCTGGCCGCTCGCGGTGGTCCTCGGCATCGGGGTGCTGGTGCTGCGCCGGAGTGACATCACCGCCTACGGGCTGCGTTTCCTGGCCACCGCCGGCACTCCGATCCTGGTCCTCGCGCCCTGGTCGCTGTCCCTGCTGACCAGCCCGTCCGGCTTCCTGAAGGAGGCCGGACTCGACATCGGCACGGGCACGGCGTCCGCTCTCGACCTGCTGGGCATCAGCCCCGGCGGCCCCAAGGCCGCGGGCGGTGTCCTGCTGCTCGGCATCGTCCTGGCCGCGCTGGCCGCCCTGCTGCGCGGGGAGCGTCAGTTCGCTATCCGCGCCGCCTGGGTCGTCGTACTCGTCTCCCTCGTCTTCGCGGGCATCTCCAACGGCTCCACCTGGGCGGGGCCCGCCACGCTCGTCTACGGCATCGCGCTGCTCGCCGCCGCGCTGCTCGGTGCGGACGGTGCCCGGATCAGGGTCGCCGCGCTGAGCTTCGGCTGGCGTCAGCCGGTCGCCGCGCTGATCGCCCTGGCCGCCGGGCTCGCCCCGGTCCTGGCCGCTGCCGGCTGGATGATCGGCGGTGCGGCAGGACCGTTGGAGCGCCGGGACCCCGTGCAGGTGCCCGCCTTCGTCGCGGAGGAGAGCAGCACGCAGGACCAGGCCCGCACCCTGGTGCTCGGCGGCACGTCACCGGCCGCTGTCTCCTACAGCCTGGTCCGCGGTTCCGGCGCCCGTCTGGGCGACGCCGAACTCACCGAGACGGGCGGCAGCAACACCCGCCTCGACAAGGTCGTCGCCAATCTGGTCGCGGGCTCCGGCGCGGACCAGGGCAGCCAGCTCAGCGGCTTCGCGATCCGCTACGTCCTCGTACGGGACGGCGCGCCCCGCCAGATGAGCCGGGTGCTGGACTCGACCCCGGGCCTGAGCCGGCTCAGCCAGCTCGACGGCAGCGCCCTGTGGCGGGTCGACCGCCAGGTTTCCCGGGTCGCGATCGTCCCCGCCGGCGCCGGTGCCGAACCCGTGCCCGTCGGGTCGCTGGCCGTCGAGGCGCACGCCAAGATCCCCGAGGGCGATTCCGGCCGGGTGCTGAGGATCGCCGACGCGGCGGACGCGGGGTGGCAGGCCACGCTGAACGGTCGCGCGCTGACCCCGAAGACCGTGGACGGCTGGGCACAGGGATTCGAGCTGCCCACCGAGGGCGGCCGGCTCGACCTGACGTACGACGCGCCCGTCACGCACACCGCCTGGGTCTGGACACAGGTGGCGCTCGTCGTCGTCCTGGTGGTGCTGGCTCTGCCTGGCCGCCGCCGGGAGATCGACGACGACCTGCCCGAGGAGACCGAGGCCGTCGCGGCCGAGCCGGTCTCCGGGGAGGGGCGCAGGGCCCGCAGGCTGCGCGCTGCCGCCCAGGTCGAAGCGGCGGCGGCAGGCGAGGACGCCGCAGGGACGGCGATCGCGCAGGACGGCACTGCGACCGGACACGCCGAGGCGGCTGCCGGCAATCCGGGCCAGGCGCCGGGGGAGTACATCCCGGCGCAGCAGAGTGCCGACCCGTACGCGCCGGTCCCGGGTGACCAGGACGGCACCGGTACCTACGCCGGGGTGCCCCAGGGGCAGGACGGTACCGAAACCTACGCGGCGGTTCCGGGTGACCAGGACGGCACCGGAACGTACGCGGCGGTGCCCCAGCAGAACTACGGGGAGTGGGAGGCGCAGCAGTACCAGGGCGCCGACTACGGCGGCCAGTACCAGGGCGGGCAGGATGCCGGCCAGTACTACCAGGCCGATCCGTACCAGCAGGACCCCTACCAGCAGCAGGGCGCCTACGACCCGTACGGCTACGCCCAGCAGCAGCCCTACGCCACGGGTGCGGGCGAAGCCGCCCCGTACGACGGGCATGACGGGCACGACGAGAACGCGACCCCGGGCCAGGGCCCGTGGTCGACCGGCAACGGCAACGGCAACGGCAACGCATCGCGAGGCGAGTCCGAGTGA
- a CDS encoding DUF5719 family protein: MKSTPISLIAGVVALAAVTGFAALTVPGDDDVAEAKASARLPVERSSLLCPAPSMSEVAETTYTSFTPAGKGGGEAGAAELEPALPLPADEDAPADKGDEKDDADKGDEKGDADKGKAADGKPVISLKDAGKPATADTAETDAPALVGTATGRLAPGWTAQQTTTAAAGGARGLLGVSCTAPDTDFWFPGASTGKTRQDYVHLTNPDDTAAVADIELFGAEGPLESAVGEGVTVPARSSVPMLISTLTSEAAENVTVHVTTRSGRVGAVVGAAEDKVGSDWLAASADPAATQILPGIPADATSVRLVAFAPGEADADVKIHVLGKNGPLAPAGNATLHIKSQMTASVDLKDVTRGEPGSIRLSPADGSTTPVIAALRVVRGSGAGQEVAFIPATGPVGERASVADNRAKGSVLSLTAPGETAKVKVTASAGSKGGEATVKTYTVKGGTTVDVEPEVPAGLKGGYALTVETESGGPVHVARTLTMAEGGVDMFTVQTLPDDGGTVEVPGVEQDLSVLDD, from the coding sequence GTGAAGTCCACCCCCATTTCCCTCATCGCGGGCGTCGTCGCCCTCGCAGCCGTCACCGGTTTCGCCGCGCTCACCGTGCCCGGCGACGACGACGTGGCGGAGGCGAAGGCCTCCGCCCGGCTTCCGGTCGAGCGTTCCAGCCTGCTCTGCCCGGCGCCGAGCATGTCCGAGGTCGCGGAGACGACGTACACGTCGTTCACCCCGGCGGGGAAGGGCGGAGGAGAGGCCGGCGCCGCCGAGCTGGAACCGGCCTTGCCCCTTCCGGCGGACGAGGACGCGCCGGCGGACAAGGGCGACGAGAAGGACGACGCGGACAAGGGCGACGAGAAGGGCGACGCGGACAAGGGGAAGGCGGCGGACGGCAAGCCCGTCATCTCCCTGAAGGATGCGGGCAAGCCGGCGACCGCCGATACCGCCGAGACTGATGCCCCCGCGCTGGTCGGCACCGCCACCGGCAGGCTCGCGCCCGGCTGGACCGCGCAGCAGACCACCACGGCCGCCGCGGGCGGCGCCCGCGGCCTGCTCGGTGTCAGCTGCACCGCCCCCGACACGGACTTCTGGTTCCCGGGCGCGAGCACCGGGAAGACCCGGCAGGACTACGTCCACCTGACCAACCCCGACGACACCGCCGCCGTGGCCGACATCGAGCTGTTCGGCGCAGAAGGCCCCCTCGAATCCGCCGTGGGGGAGGGCGTCACCGTTCCGGCGAGGTCGAGCGTCCCGATGCTGATCTCGACCCTGACCAGCGAAGCCGCCGAGAACGTGACCGTCCACGTCACCACCCGGTCGGGGCGTGTCGGCGCGGTCGTGGGCGCCGCCGAGGACAAGGTGGGCAGCGACTGGCTGGCCGCCTCCGCCGACCCGGCGGCCACGCAGATCCTGCCCGGTATCCCGGCGGACGCCACCTCCGTACGCCTGGTGGCGTTCGCGCCCGGGGAGGCCGACGCCGACGTCAAGATCCATGTCCTGGGCAAGAACGGGCCACTGGCACCAGCAGGGAACGCCACCCTGCACATCAAGTCGCAGATGACGGCGAGCGTGGACCTCAAGGACGTCACACGGGGGGAGCCCGGATCGATCCGGCTGTCCCCCGCCGACGGGAGCACGACTCCCGTGATCGCCGCGCTGCGTGTGGTGCGTGGTTCGGGTGCCGGGCAGGAGGTCGCCTTCATTCCGGCGACCGGTCCGGTGGGCGAACGGGCGAGCGTCGCCGACAACCGGGCGAAGGGCTCCGTGCTCTCCCTGACCGCACCCGGCGAAACCGCGAAGGTGAAGGTCACGGCGTCGGCGGGCAGCAAGGGCGGCGAGGCGACGGTCAAGACCTACACGGTCAAGGGCGGTACGACGGTCGACGTCGAGCCCGAGGTCCCGGCCGGCCTCAAGGGCGGCTACGCCCTGACGGTGGAGACCGAGTCCGGCGGCCCGGTGCACGTCGCCCGCACACTCACGATGGCTGAGGGCGGGGTCGACATGTTCACGGTGCAGACGCTGCCGGACGACGGGGGAACGGTCGAGGTGCCCGGCGTGGAGCAGGACCTGTCGGTCCTGGACGACTGA